A window from Sphingobacterium hotanense encodes these proteins:
- a CDS encoding MBL fold metallo-hydrolase yields the protein MKRLLLSLSMYLLVFVSSGQGLVQESSIKSEINEAIKTWKSLEKTTAFDLSPNRIELLKTIERYSDSFPPDEFKAYLAMSEDDAVEMERKVPILYAYRKGFDKVLNEVKNNKVKKGTAQVWLLYNMGFIVKTPSACFGIDVDHRLAWQFAPYLDFLYITHNHGDHANVKLMEAMTNLGKPVISNFYKPGSAYHSVVPTSYQIGNVTIRTDMDDHLANPKFPKFISMARIDCGTDAGSFSLLHCGDAGFTPANFTKIQGPVNLLVMRWGEKRENNLLGTAEGQVQPDYAVLTHLIELRHKPYPHGQASITKTMEHLPAVKCDKTMIPFWGERLTWKDGMLK from the coding sequence ATGAAAAGATTGTTATTATCCCTCTCCATGTACCTTTTGGTGTTTGTTTCATCCGGACAAGGTCTCGTTCAGGAGAGCAGCATAAAAAGTGAAATTAATGAAGCGATCAAAACTTGGAAAAGCCTAGAGAAAACAACCGCCTTCGATCTAAGTCCAAACAGAATTGAATTGCTAAAAACGATAGAACGATATTCGGATAGCTTTCCTCCCGATGAATTCAAGGCTTATTTGGCAATGTCTGAAGATGACGCAGTGGAAATGGAGCGGAAAGTTCCCATTCTTTATGCTTATAGAAAAGGCTTTGACAAGGTTCTGAATGAAGTGAAGAATAATAAAGTTAAAAAAGGTACTGCGCAAGTTTGGTTGCTTTATAATATGGGTTTTATCGTTAAAACACCTTCAGCTTGCTTCGGTATTGATGTAGATCATAGACTAGCTTGGCAATTTGCCCCATATCTTGATTTCCTGTACATAACACACAATCATGGTGACCATGCGAATGTTAAGTTGATGGAGGCGATGACAAACCTAGGTAAACCCGTTATTTCCAACTTCTATAAGCCGGGCTCGGCTTATCATTCTGTAGTACCAACCAGCTATCAAATTGGGAATGTTACGATTCGCACTGATATGGACGACCACCTTGCTAATCCGAAGTTTCCAAAGTTCATATCCATGGCACGAATCGACTGTGGAACTGATGCTGGATCATTCTCTTTGTTACATTGCGGAGATGCAGGCTTTACTCCTGCAAATTTTACAAAGATTCAAGGACCGGTTAATTTATTAGTTATGCGATGGGGAGAGAAGCGAGAAAACAATCTTTTGGGAACGGCCGAAGGGCAAGTTCAACCGGATTATGCGGTATTGACCCATTTAATTGAACTGAGACATAAGCCATATCCGCATGGACAAGCCTCAATTACGAAAACAATGGAACATTTGCCCGCTGTAAAATGTGATAAAACGATGATTCCTTTTTGGGGTGAAAGACTCACTTGGAAGGATGGAATGTTAAAATAA
- a CDS encoding DUF4998 domain-containing protein has protein sequence MKKLIYILGAIFSFLQVGCDNADDLLNQYVKDGPIVYAARIADINVKSGFNKVAVVVVPAEDVNKSFFMLRWNTAAGSRDSLKVDYIDSNYHEEFGGYFATLEMPDIEGNILIEAWNVDTFGNKSLMTDKGGYVYGDNYINTLLPSTVRFTQDNGVINFDNRVGAVDNLVSYEQNDGTFTKEELVVRTLTMVNPKKGGLVRSKTRYLINANDIDTLITPNYLETVIP, from the coding sequence ATGAAGAAGTTAATATATATACTAGGAGCGATTTTTTCCTTTTTGCAGGTCGGCTGTGATAATGCGGACGATCTATTAAATCAGTATGTTAAAGATGGTCCTATTGTTTATGCAGCGCGTATCGCTGATATAAACGTTAAGTCCGGATTTAATAAAGTGGCCGTAGTTGTGGTGCCAGCAGAAGATGTGAATAAATCATTCTTTATGTTGCGGTGGAATACCGCCGCGGGCTCAAGAGATTCACTGAAAGTGGATTACATCGACAGTAATTATCATGAAGAGTTTGGCGGTTACTTCGCGACGTTAGAGATGCCCGACATTGAGGGCAATATTCTGATCGAAGCTTGGAATGTAGATACCTTTGGTAATAAATCCCTAATGACGGATAAGGGGGGCTATGTTTATGGTGATAATTACATCAACACGCTGTTGCCATCAACGGTCAGATTTACTCAAGATAATGGAGTCATTAATTTTGATAACAGGGTGGGAGCCGTTGATAATTTGGTAAGTTACGAACAAAACGATGGAACGTTTACCAAAGAAGAATTAGTCGTTAGAACTCTAACAATGGTCAACCCTAAAAAAGGTGGATTAGTTAGAAGTAAAACGAGGTATTTGATCAATGCAAATGATATTGATACCTTAATAACTCCGAATTATTTGGAGACAGTTATTCCTTAA
- a CDS encoding DUF5126 domain-containing protein has translation MKRYIIYLFLCLVSSLSLLSCMDSYLGIEQLDLGGGKPEKLTVDKVVSKPGALEIHFSLPAGNPKHSQVIATYINKAGNEVEFKVSRYSHIILVEGFTGTNEVSVELAVVDEGGNKSDITQVREKPLLSPVEIARQSLLATPAFGGVKLEWENKEAQPFAIHILTEDQIQMGEKTLIEDPSKTIYSSDSLNTATYIRQYDNVEQKFGFVLSDKWGNRTDTLIELITPFKEQLIDFNTVKPVAYFNPSYGTSGKDYALFGYNLETGVQNDGIAHSANFGPQTMFNGITAANNFLAYKFFKIPEGQPTQRTYVHDLYVTFDLNQDLRLSRVQIYPRPSASYLYARSSVKRFRIWGTNDANTTRWSKFPEGWILIGEYEGKMPANMASITQEETDYFYNKQEYAVSEDNKNPDAKPTESFRYMRLQLMESYTPTETFYTINEFKMFGEVLKSY, from the coding sequence ATGAAAAGATATATTATATACTTGTTCTTATGTTTGGTAAGTAGCTTATCGCTTCTTTCTTGCATGGATTCCTACTTAGGGATTGAACAATTGGATTTAGGCGGTGGCAAGCCTGAAAAATTAACCGTCGACAAAGTGGTTTCGAAGCCAGGTGCATTAGAGATTCACTTTAGTCTGCCGGCCGGCAACCCTAAACATTCACAAGTTATTGCAACCTATATAAATAAAGCCGGCAATGAAGTGGAATTTAAAGTTTCTCGCTATAGCCATATCATTTTAGTTGAAGGCTTTACAGGAACCAATGAGGTATCCGTGGAATTAGCGGTTGTGGATGAGGGCGGTAATAAATCCGACATAACTCAAGTTAGGGAAAAGCCATTGTTATCACCTGTTGAAATTGCACGTCAAAGTTTGTTGGCTACTCCCGCATTTGGAGGTGTTAAGCTAGAATGGGAAAATAAAGAGGCACAGCCCTTCGCGATTCACATATTGACGGAAGATCAAATTCAAATGGGCGAAAAGACACTTATAGAGGATCCTTCTAAGACAATTTACAGCTCAGACTCATTGAATACGGCAACTTATATCAGACAGTATGATAATGTGGAGCAGAAATTTGGATTTGTATTATCAGATAAGTGGGGAAATAGGACGGACACACTGATTGAATTGATTACACCATTCAAAGAACAGCTGATTGATTTCAATACAGTGAAACCTGTTGCTTACTTCAACCCATCATATGGAACCTCGGGTAAAGACTATGCGCTGTTTGGATATAATTTAGAGACGGGGGTACAAAATGATGGGATAGCACACAGTGCCAACTTTGGTCCTCAAACGATGTTCAATGGTATCACAGCTGCTAACAACTTCTTAGCCTATAAGTTCTTTAAGATCCCGGAAGGCCAGCCAACTCAGCGGACCTACGTACATGACTTATATGTCACTTTTGACTTAAATCAAGATTTACGATTGAGTAGAGTACAAATCTATCCTCGTCCATCCGCCAGTTATCTGTATGCGCGTTCTAGTGTGAAGAGATTCAGGATTTGGGGAACGAATGATGCAAATACTACCCGATGGTCGAAGTTCCCGGAAGGATGGATTTTAATCGGGGAGTACGAAGGAAAGATGCCTGCAAATATGGCTAGTATCACACAAGAAGAAACAGATTATTTCTACAATAAACAGGAGTACGCAGTTTCCGAAGACAATAAGAATCCTGATGCAAAACCGACGGAGTCCTTCCGTTACATGAGATTGCAGCTGATGGAGTCCTACACACCAACCGAAACGTTTTACACGATCAATGAATTCAAGATGTTCGGAGAAGTGCTTAAATCATATTAG
- a CDS encoding RagB/SusD family nutrient uptake outer membrane protein: MKRIIFISMGVLIMALSGCNKYLDILPDDKPVLEDAFKDRFNAEKYLFTCYSALPNVANPDNTLGLTAGGDVVSDPRNMPGGNPANVPNTVLLFFNGNNAVRPYMNFWDGKNGASRNIWQGIRNCNVFLEHIKLEDGGPRDMDEMERAKWIAEVKTIKAYLNFYLFQLYGPIPIVDKVIPIAAKGEELDFHREPVDKVTDYIVNLLDEAIEALPTTAELDPSTEYGRFTKTIARSIKAKTLVLAASPIFNNNNYYTGFKDKRGIDLFPVGDSKQRWERALLACDEAVRSAEEDGNHLLITADAGAGAIPDVNTTNISPETKAMVSLRQAVTSPWNPELIWATNEATRQLQRFSSMLSNSEWENIAGSGAPDIGQRHSPTLNIVESFYSSNGVPIEEDQEWETNGWYQNRYTTQLPDENHTKYFIKSGQETALLHHHRSLRFYASVGFDGGIWEGRSQQLSNPAFPNFMRHMGSGFKYGETYGYYPLSGYLAKKLTHLKTTYTATRVELVYERYSFPIIRLADLYLLLAESLNEAGGPGKTDSRGNNAYYYLDQIRQRSGMEGVVVSWAKYASPAFKSKPESQAGLRKIVQQERINELAFEGHYYYDVRRWLIGELVYNKPIMGWNKEGENKKDFFTLKVLVQPRFSMKDYLMPIETNTLLQNRNLVQNPGW; this comes from the coding sequence ATGAAGCGTATAATTTTTATATCAATGGGTGTCCTTATCATGGCACTCTCAGGATGTAATAAATATCTAGATATTTTACCAGACGACAAACCGGTGCTGGAGGACGCGTTCAAAGATCGCTTTAACGCCGAGAAATATCTTTTCACCTGTTACTCGGCTCTTCCAAATGTTGCTAATCCGGATAATACCTTAGGACTTACAGCTGGAGGTGATGTTGTCTCGGATCCTCGGAATATGCCGGGTGGTAATCCGGCAAACGTCCCGAATACTGTTTTACTATTCTTCAACGGTAATAACGCAGTACGTCCATATATGAATTTCTGGGATGGTAAGAATGGAGCGAGCCGAAACATTTGGCAAGGAATCCGCAACTGTAATGTCTTCTTAGAACATATCAAACTAGAGGATGGCGGTCCAAGAGACATGGATGAGATGGAACGCGCCAAATGGATTGCTGAAGTCAAAACGATTAAGGCCTACCTCAATTTCTATTTGTTCCAACTTTACGGACCGATACCCATTGTTGATAAGGTTATTCCTATCGCAGCGAAGGGGGAGGAACTTGATTTCCATCGCGAACCGGTTGATAAAGTGACAGACTACATTGTCAACCTATTGGATGAAGCGATCGAAGCATTGCCAACAACGGCTGAATTGGACCCCTCTACGGAATACGGACGTTTCACGAAGACTATTGCACGCTCAATTAAAGCAAAGACACTAGTCCTAGCAGCTAGTCCAATTTTTAATAACAATAATTATTATACAGGATTTAAAGATAAACGAGGTATTGATCTATTTCCGGTCGGTGATAGTAAGCAAAGATGGGAGCGGGCATTGTTGGCTTGTGATGAGGCTGTTCGTTCTGCGGAGGAAGACGGAAACCATTTATTGATTACTGCAGATGCTGGCGCCGGTGCCATCCCGGATGTAAATACGACCAATATCAGTCCAGAGACGAAGGCGATGGTAAGCTTAAGACAAGCTGTTACTTCACCATGGAATCCAGAGCTTATCTGGGCAACCAATGAGGCAACAAGACAGCTTCAACGTTTTTCCAGTATGCTCAGTAATTCAGAGTGGGAGAATATTGCAGGCTCCGGTGCTCCCGATATTGGACAACGCCACTCTCCGACGTTGAATATCGTTGAATCATTTTATTCTTCCAATGGCGTTCCGATTGAAGAGGACCAGGAATGGGAAACGAACGGGTGGTATCAGAATAGATATACAACGCAGCTACCAGATGAAAATCATACGAAGTACTTCATAAAAAGTGGACAGGAGACCGCATTACTTCATCACCACCGCTCTTTACGCTTCTACGCATCGGTGGGATTCGACGGCGGAATTTGGGAAGGTCGTTCGCAGCAATTGTCAAACCCTGCTTTTCCAAACTTTATGAGACATATGGGTAGCGGATTTAAATATGGAGAGACTTATGGCTATTATCCCCTGTCTGGTTATTTAGCAAAAAAGCTGACCCATTTAAAAACAACCTATACTGCAACGCGCGTTGAATTGGTTTATGAACGTTATTCCTTTCCAATTATTCGTTTAGCCGATTTGTATTTGCTATTAGCCGAATCATTAAACGAAGCAGGTGGCCCGGGCAAGACGGATTCTAGAGGTAATAATGCTTACTACTATTTAGATCAGATTCGACAACGTTCTGGAATGGAAGGTGTGGTTGTGAGTTGGGCGAAATATGCTTCTCCAGCATTTAAATCTAAGCCTGAAAGTCAAGCAGGCTTAAGAAAGATTGTGCAGCAGGAACGCATCAATGAATTAGCGTTTGAAGGCCATTACTACTACGATGTTCGTCGATGGTTAATTGGCGAATTAGTTTATAACAAACCAATTATGGGTTGGAATAAAGAAGGCGAGAATAAAAAAGATTTCTTCACCTTGAAGGTTCTTGTGCAGCCGAGGTTTTCAATGAAAGATTATTTGATGCCAATTGAGACCAATACCTTGCTTCAAAATAGAAACTTAGTTCAAAATCCAGGCTGGTAA
- a CDS encoding SusC/RagA family TonB-linked outer membrane protein, translating to MKWIVVLILLNITTVMADGMAQNVTLKADGISLLKVMKTIQQQTKYEFFIKSKVLADMKIHADIKDLPIEGTMRKLLQDKSAEWLLQGNTIVIKPQARVASKNVASVPVREGVPIQPVRQQNMVTGKVTDAIDDSAMAGVSVFVKGTAVGTRTDGDGVYELAVNEGDSLIFSMVGYSTQRILVGSAKVINIRLSKDNRELEETVVVAFGRQAKESIVSSITTVNVRDLRTPASNLTTALAGRMAGLVAYQSTGAPGEEDAQFFVRSVTSFGSGLTAPLILIDNIEMSSRDLARLNPDDIASFSILKDASATALYGARGANGVVLVTTKEGEKGNVKVSFRHESSVSTPTTKVDLADPVSYMEYANIAQMTRFGELVYPQSKINFTKDPNRNPNVYPAVDWKEMLTRDHSLNHRTNINLTGGGNAATYYLAGSFSQDNGILKVDEKNPFNSNINLKKYSVRSNVNLFLHKTLEAKVRLSATFDDYTGPIGESGSGGANTYGKTLLANPVLFPAYYQPDHATEFVDRILFGNYSGDDYGNGEPGYINPYADIMKGYEDVRNSTLLTQLELHQNLESITPGLKARFIGSITRYSGFNIQRSYNPFYYQYIKGTYDPTNAYPYQLSVLNPEKGSDHIDYTAGNKFVEARGYAEGAVLYNRRFGTHDLGGLLVGSIKDRLDGSPQNLDSSLPSRNVSLAGRFTYGYSNKYFAELNFGLNGSERFDPRFRWGFFPSVGLGWQVSDEPFFESLKPTFSKLRLRGTYGLVGNDIIVDDIDRFFFTSNINLNGPQAGYFGNNVNSTFTRPTIDILRYANPNITWEVSYKTNLAVELGFLNDDLSLIAEVYLENRTNIVQERQDIPSVVGLTSSVKTNYGEAKGKGLDLTLNYNKSLANGMWYIVRGNFTYGTSKITVYDELDYSGFAPWKSVVGRKVGQSQGYVAERLFIDDNEVLNSPVQMVNGNSVVYQAGDIKYRDINGDGVINTFDIVPIGYPTNPEIQYGIGGSFGYKNFDVSVFVQGSSRFSFFLDANKMAPFVNVTLVEKGVERRGNRAMLNFIKESLWTETNRDLYAHWPRLSPEAGNSAVGNANNFVRSNYWMRSASFIRLKSVEMGYKFKEFRGISPRIYASGTNLFTLSDFKLWDPEMRGNGLAYPLQKVFNLGMQVNF from the coding sequence ATGAAATGGATCGTTGTACTCATACTGCTCAATATCACGACGGTTATGGCCGATGGTATGGCGCAGAACGTGACATTGAAAGCTGATGGTATTTCATTGCTGAAAGTGATGAAGACTATTCAACAACAAACAAAATATGAATTCTTCATCAAGAGCAAAGTATTGGCTGATATGAAGATTCATGCGGACATTAAAGACTTGCCAATAGAGGGGACTATGCGCAAGTTGCTGCAAGATAAATCCGCAGAGTGGTTGCTTCAAGGCAATACCATTGTAATAAAACCACAGGCACGCGTTGCCTCGAAAAATGTCGCTTCAGTACCTGTTAGGGAAGGAGTGCCAATACAGCCGGTGCGACAACAGAACATGGTGACAGGTAAAGTTACGGATGCCATTGATGATTCAGCGATGGCGGGTGTAAGTGTTTTTGTGAAAGGAACAGCAGTCGGCACTCGTACCGATGGTGATGGTGTCTACGAATTAGCGGTAAATGAAGGCGACTCGTTGATCTTCTCAATGGTCGGTTATTCGACTCAGCGTATCTTGGTGGGCAGTGCAAAGGTTATCAATATTCGGCTCTCGAAAGATAATCGTGAGCTGGAAGAGACAGTAGTTGTTGCTTTCGGTAGACAAGCGAAAGAAAGTATTGTTTCGTCGATTACGACGGTAAATGTCAGGGATCTGAGAACTCCGGCGAGTAACTTAACAACAGCATTGGCTGGTCGCATGGCGGGTTTAGTTGCGTATCAATCAACTGGAGCTCCAGGAGAGGAAGATGCGCAATTCTTTGTGCGAAGTGTGACTTCATTCGGTAGTGGTTTAACAGCTCCCTTAATATTGATCGATAATATTGAGATGTCATCAAGGGATCTAGCTCGATTAAACCCCGACGATATCGCAAGTTTCTCTATTCTGAAAGATGCGTCGGCAACAGCGCTCTATGGAGCGCGCGGTGCAAATGGGGTGGTGTTAGTGACAACCAAAGAAGGGGAGAAGGGAAATGTAAAAGTTTCTTTCAGACATGAATCTTCCGTATCCACTCCGACTACCAAAGTTGATTTAGCAGATCCGGTTAGTTATATGGAGTATGCCAATATCGCACAGATGACGCGCTTTGGCGAATTGGTCTATCCGCAAAGTAAGATCAACTTTACTAAAGATCCAAACCGCAATCCCAATGTGTATCCCGCGGTCGATTGGAAAGAAATGTTAACCAGAGACCATTCCTTAAACCATCGTACGAACATAAACTTGACGGGGGGTGGAAATGCCGCGACCTATTATTTAGCAGGCTCTTTTTCTCAAGATAACGGTATATTGAAAGTTGATGAGAAGAATCCATTCAACTCCAATATCAATCTAAAGAAGTATTCAGTTCGTTCGAACGTGAACTTGTTTCTCCATAAAACCTTGGAAGCGAAGGTTCGTTTGAGTGCGACTTTCGACGATTATACAGGTCCTATCGGTGAGTCTGGCAGTGGAGGAGCAAACACCTACGGCAAGACTTTATTAGCCAATCCTGTATTATTCCCAGCATATTATCAACCTGACCACGCCACGGAATTTGTTGACCGTATTTTGTTCGGTAACTACTCTGGAGATGATTACGGAAATGGAGAACCAGGCTATATCAACCCATATGCGGATATCATGAAAGGCTATGAGGATGTAAGAAATAGTACGTTATTGACTCAGTTAGAATTGCATCAGAACTTAGAGTCCATCACGCCGGGCTTAAAAGCTCGCTTTATAGGAAGTATTACGCGATATTCGGGATTCAATATTCAGCGTAGCTATAATCCGTTCTATTATCAGTATATCAAAGGGACATATGATCCGACTAATGCATATCCTTATCAGTTATCAGTATTAAATCCTGAAAAAGGCTCAGACCATATTGATTATACCGCAGGTAACAAGTTTGTGGAAGCTAGGGGTTATGCCGAAGGTGCGGTGTTGTATAATCGTCGTTTCGGGACACATGACTTAGGAGGTTTATTAGTGGGGTCTATCAAAGATCGATTGGATGGCAGTCCGCAGAACTTAGACTCTTCGTTGCCTTCGCGTAACGTTTCGTTAGCCGGAAGATTTACATACGGTTATTCTAATAAGTACTTCGCGGAATTAAACTTTGGACTCAACGGTTCCGAACGATTCGATCCAAGGTTTCGTTGGGGTTTCTTCCCGTCAGTAGGGTTGGGCTGGCAAGTGTCTGACGAGCCATTTTTTGAAAGCCTAAAACCTACGTTTTCTAAGCTCAGACTACGCGGTACATACGGTCTAGTCGGAAATGACATTATTGTTGATGATATCGATCGCTTTTTCTTTACCTCGAATATCAATCTGAACGGGCCGCAGGCTGGATATTTCGGAAATAATGTAAACTCGACCTTCACCAGACCGACCATTGATATTTTACGCTATGCGAATCCAAACATTACTTGGGAGGTTTCTTATAAAACAAACTTAGCGGTGGAGCTGGGTTTTCTAAATGATGATCTATCCTTGATTGCTGAGGTTTACTTAGAGAACCGGACGAATATTGTACAAGAACGACAGGATATTCCATCTGTTGTAGGATTGACTTCAAGCGTTAAAACAAACTACGGTGAAGCGAAAGGAAAAGGTCTTGACTTGACTTTAAACTATAACAAGTCTCTAGCCAACGGAATGTGGTATATCGTTCGGGGTAATTTTACCTATGGTACATCTAAGATCACAGTCTATGATGAGCTAGACTATTCAGGCTTCGCTCCATGGAAATCTGTTGTGGGCCGGAAAGTGGGACAGTCACAGGGCTATGTTGCGGAGCGTCTATTTATCGATGATAACGAAGTGTTGAACTCACCGGTTCAAATGGTTAACGGGAATTCGGTTGTGTATCAGGCAGGCGATATTAAGTACCGTGATATCAATGGCGATGGCGTGATCAATACTTTCGATATCGTACCGATTGGCTACCCTACCAATCCCGAAATTCAATATGGTATCGGAGGGTCATTTGGTTATAAGAATTTTGATGTTTCTGTTTTCGTTCAAGGCTCCTCGCGTTTCTCTTTTTTCTTGGATGCAAATAAAATGGCACCATTTGTCAATGTAACTCTAGTAGAAAAGGGAGTTGAAAGGAGAGGGAACAGAGCGATGCTGAACTTCATCAAAGAAAGTTTATGGACAGAAACGAATAGAGACCTATACGCTCACTGGCCACGATTATCACCAGAGGCTGGAAATAGCGCGGTGGGCAATGCGAACAATTTTGTTCGTAGTAACTACTGGATGCGTTCTGCAAGTTTTATTCGATTGAAATCCGTTGAAATGGGGTATAAGTTCAAGGAATTCCGAGGAATTAGTCCTCGTATCTATGCAAGCGGAACAAACCTCTTTACGCTTTCCGATTTCAAATTATGGGATCCGGAAATGCGTGGGAATGGCTTGGCTTATCCACTGCAAAAAGTGTTCAATTTAGGTATGCAGGTTAATTTCTAA
- a CDS encoding FecR family protein: MNSNAEIVSLIRKRMEGTITEQELRMLESWGASDPLFSDLLKKVEDEELLLSELKNRLAIKSDHSKSDWLMKFEEKTLAKVRDAEGEHPPRKKTNWGWYLSCAALLISVLGIGLILYRSQINQTKAISISDLAPGGNKAKITLADGRVIELNENQDAVVMGDELAYADGTLIQDLNNDEDSYATISTPRGGQYQITLSDGTKVWLNADSKLTYPLTMRGKERVVELDGEAYFDVESKIVGGKKIPFKIKTSEQVVEVTGTQFNLKAYADEQYENRTTLVEGSVVLHAAGKILPLKAGEQGFIDQRGLHKKQVDIGQYVAWKDNQFVFEEVELGEAMRILSRWYDFDFEIDDRVKRTYLYASISRGKNLKEVLKIIEGSGFKFKLERIGERNKLSIFN, translated from the coding sequence ATGAATAGCAACGCTGAGATAGTGTCTTTAATAAGAAAGCGGATGGAAGGAACCATCACTGAGCAAGAGCTACGCATGCTTGAGAGCTGGGGGGCTTCCGATCCTTTGTTTTCGGATCTTTTGAAGAAAGTAGAGGATGAGGAACTTTTATTATCAGAATTGAAAAATAGACTGGCCATTAAATCTGATCATTCAAAATCAGACTGGCTGATGAAATTCGAGGAAAAGACCTTAGCAAAAGTGCGCGATGCAGAAGGTGAACATCCTCCGCGGAAGAAAACAAATTGGGGATGGTATTTATCGTGTGCTGCGCTACTGATTTCAGTACTAGGAATTGGTTTGATATTATACAGAAGTCAAATCAATCAGACAAAAGCTATTTCGATTAGTGATTTAGCGCCAGGCGGCAATAAAGCCAAAATCACGTTGGCAGATGGTCGCGTAATTGAATTAAATGAGAATCAGGACGCTGTCGTTATGGGGGATGAACTCGCTTATGCGGATGGCACATTGATTCAAGATCTGAACAATGATGAGGATAGCTACGCGACGATTTCTACGCCGAGAGGCGGCCAGTATCAGATAACCTTGTCGGATGGGACAAAGGTATGGTTAAATGCAGACTCTAAATTGACCTATCCATTAACGATGCGAGGAAAAGAACGCGTCGTAGAATTGGACGGTGAGGCATATTTCGATGTAGAAAGTAAGATTGTCGGCGGGAAAAAGATCCCATTTAAAATCAAAACGTCTGAACAAGTGGTGGAAGTGACTGGAACTCAGTTTAATTTAAAAGCATATGCTGACGAGCAATATGAGAATCGTACGACGCTGGTGGAAGGATCTGTCGTGTTGCACGCAGCGGGGAAGATACTGCCTCTAAAAGCGGGTGAACAGGGATTTATTGATCAACGAGGTCTACATAAAAAGCAGGTGGATATAGGTCAATACGTCGCTTGGAAGGATAATCAATTTGTATTTGAAGAAGTGGAGTTGGGCGAAGCGATGAGAATACTTAGTAGATGGTACGATTTCGATTTTGAAATTGATGATCGCGTTAAGCGAACATATCTCTACGCAAGTATTAGCCGTGGAAAGAATTTAAAGGAGGTGCTAAAGATAATTGAAGGCAGCGGGTTTAAGTTTAAACTCGAACGCATAGGGGAAAGGAACAAACTATCAATTTTTAACTAA
- a CDS encoding four-helix bundle copper-binding protein: MISSKFQSCIEACLECVATCNLCATACLNEKDVDHLRKCIQLDLECAAICQAAANVLSLNGQFSAEICRLCADICNACAEECEKHAKMGMDHCKECAEVCRKCAQECEKMAA, translated from the coding sequence ATGATTAGTTCAAAATTTCAATCCTGTATAGAAGCTTGTTTAGAATGCGTAGCAACATGTAACTTGTGTGCTACGGCATGTCTTAATGAAAAAGATGTGGACCATCTTCGGAAGTGTATTCAACTCGACCTTGAATGTGCAGCAATCTGTCAAGCCGCAGCTAATGTGCTAAGTTTAAACGGTCAGTTTAGTGCTGAAATTTGTAGACTTTGTGCAGATATCTGTAATGCCTGCGCCGAGGAATGTGAAAAACACGCAAAAATGGGCATGGATCACTGTAAAGAATGTGCTGAAGTATGCCGTAAATGTGCGCAGGAGTGCGAAAAGATGGCAGCGTAA
- a CDS encoding dihydrofolate reductase family protein: protein MRKVIAAFNTTIDGNCDHTAGIADQELHKHYTSLLENAGKILYGRITFELMQYWQTMLLHPSDEQELNEFAKSIDKIPKIVFSQTLKKTNWETAEIATKPLVEVINELMKEEGKDILIGSRSLIVQLMNLNLIDELQLCIQPVIAGPGISLFEDIENRTVFQLKRAKVFNNGAIILYYSPTK from the coding sequence ATGAGAAAAGTTATCGCAGCATTCAATACCACAATCGACGGAAATTGTGACCACACTGCTGGAATTGCAGACCAAGAGTTGCATAAACACTATACTAGTCTTTTGGAAAATGCAGGCAAAATCCTTTACGGACGAATTACTTTTGAATTGATGCAATATTGGCAGACAATGCTACTACATCCATCCGATGAACAAGAATTGAACGAATTCGCTAAATCAATAGACAAAATTCCAAAAATCGTTTTTTCTCAAACGCTCAAAAAGACAAATTGGGAGACTGCTGAAATTGCAACTAAGCCACTAGTGGAAGTAATTAATGAGCTAATGAAGGAAGAAGGAAAAGACATCCTGATTGGAAGCCGCAGTTTGATAGTTCAGTTAATGAACTTGAATTTAATCGATGAACTACAACTTTGTATCCAGCCGGTTATTGCAGGACCAGGAATCTCATTATTTGAGGATATAGAAAATCGGACCGTCTTTCAACTCAAAAGGGCGAAAGTTTTCAACAACGGAGCAATTATACTTTATTACTCGCCAACGAAATAG